In Arthrobacter sp. CDRTa11, one DNA window encodes the following:
- a CDS encoding restriction endonuclease subunit R — MALAIPHGWTLCASSFNWTPEITAARRTAHEIVAGIADSVVKTIELEPGLLWRSFPAPQDAEVDELRHSLAAKGGSVSIVGASLDDFTSATNRRALQERLDFLVPQLRAAHRVGASGVRLPIGQAGTELLTLVQPLLHELDLILYEEIQGQQAPSNPAVQPALDAIAGLADDQVRVLVDISMLMPALPVTYLEELRRGGLSVELLHRLEKDWRDPATLDAVTALLRSGQVPPDIHTLFMNLLIRFGRSDTADLQGILPLVGAFHLKFWDLDDDGGRVSQPLRDLGGLLGRNGFTGTLTSEWGGHEWLQDDPTQMTRRHLALAKASLVQAAPVAQGIGG, encoded by the coding sequence ATGGCCCTCGCAATCCCCCACGGCTGGACTTTGTGCGCCAGCTCCTTCAACTGGACCCCCGAGATCACCGCCGCCCGCCGAACCGCCCACGAGATCGTGGCTGGCATCGCGGATTCGGTAGTGAAGACAATCGAGCTCGAACCCGGACTGCTGTGGCGGTCCTTCCCGGCCCCCCAGGACGCCGAGGTGGACGAACTGAGGCACTCCCTTGCCGCAAAGGGCGGAAGTGTCAGCATCGTCGGCGCCAGCCTCGACGATTTCACGTCTGCAACCAACCGGCGCGCCCTGCAGGAGCGCCTTGACTTCCTGGTCCCCCAACTCCGCGCTGCGCACCGCGTCGGAGCCAGCGGCGTCCGGCTCCCGATCGGACAGGCAGGCACCGAACTCCTCACTCTGGTACAGCCCCTGCTCCACGAGCTCGATCTGATCCTGTACGAGGAGATCCAAGGGCAGCAGGCTCCCAGCAACCCTGCCGTCCAACCTGCCCTGGATGCGATAGCCGGGCTTGCAGATGATCAGGTGCGGGTTCTGGTGGATATCAGCATGCTGATGCCTGCCCTCCCGGTGACGTATCTGGAAGAACTGCGGCGTGGAGGCCTGTCCGTTGAACTTCTGCACCGCCTGGAGAAGGACTGGCGGGACCCCGCCACGCTGGACGCCGTCACAGCTCTGCTCCGCTCCGGGCAGGTTCCGCCGGACATCCACACGCTCTTTATGAACCTGCTTATCCGCTTCGGCCGGAGCGACACCGCAGACCTGCAAGGCATCCTCCCGCTGGTGGGCGCCTTCCACCTGAAGTTCTGGGACCTGGACGACGACGGCGGCCGGGTTTCGCAGCCGCTGCGGGATCTCGGCGGCCTTCTGGGCAGGAACGGTTTCACGGGCACGCTCACCAGCGAGTGGGGCGGCCACGAATGGCTGCAGGACGACCCCACGCAGATGACGCGGAGGCACCTGGCCCTGGCGAAGGCATCCCTCGTGCAGGCAGCGCCGGTGGCCCAGGGAATCGGTGGCTGA
- a CDS encoding C-glycoside deglycosidase beta subunit domain-containing protein, translating to MLQTALREDALTATPEGFELRIGLPWIRSMPLSSVLELTVEIDGVAVEAGELAVVLGPRQVSAQELEGEASWWFVQDRLVLAGLRKLHGGTHRIAVDFQLLVPYLQARPGSPLVLPFHMEAGLELDHARVPSVSRDVA from the coding sequence ATGTTGCAAACTGCTTTGCGCGAAGATGCGCTGACAGCCACGCCGGAAGGCTTCGAACTTCGAATCGGCCTGCCGTGGATCCGGTCCATGCCCCTGTCGAGCGTCCTTGAACTCACGGTGGAGATCGACGGCGTCGCGGTGGAGGCGGGCGAGTTGGCAGTGGTGCTGGGTCCCAGGCAGGTGTCGGCACAAGAGCTGGAGGGGGAGGCCAGTTGGTGGTTCGTGCAGGACAGGCTGGTCCTGGCCGGCCTGCGGAAACTTCATGGCGGAACTCACCGCATCGCCGTCGATTTCCAGCTGCTGGTGCCCTACCTGCAGGCGCGACCCGGCTCTCCGTTGGTCCTGCCGTTCCACATGGAGGCCGGGCTGGAGCTGGATCATGCCCGCGTGCCAAGTGTTTCCCGCGACGTGGCCTGA
- a CDS encoding ROK family protein has protein sequence MTTESTLRFAAQTDEVTSLLRIVNLVRTGEATTRPEIGKVTGLGRGVVSQRVDQAIQIGFLGDGEFGASSGGRAPRTLRFRAEQGRIIICALGAAHVHVGFTALDGDVLDHAHRPWDIAQGPEKTLDMVTALVDDMLKKHPDVPVWGVVVGLPGPVDFASGQPVAPPIMPGWNGFDVRTPFEERFNAPVWVDNDVNLLALGERARRRDSLADLIYCKIGSGIGAGLLSQGRIHRGANGAAGDIGHVRVSDSDVQCRCGKIGCLEAVAGGWALVRDAEEAIRGGANSSLAARAKKGTLTLEEITLAAQAGDPLAITLVQKSARVAGETISALVNMFNPGVIVIGGAMGSAGEVFLAEVRQRVYELSLPLATRDLTITLSVNDTREPLRGGAELAREQLFDITFPRWFADGRPSPERVAVSA, from the coding sequence ATGACGACAGAGTCCACCCTCCGCTTTGCGGCCCAGACGGATGAAGTGACGAGCCTCCTCAGGATCGTCAACCTCGTGCGAACAGGCGAGGCAACCACCCGCCCCGAAATCGGTAAGGTTACCGGCCTGGGCAGGGGCGTTGTCAGCCAGCGCGTGGACCAGGCCATTCAGATCGGATTCCTGGGGGACGGTGAGTTCGGCGCCTCGTCCGGCGGACGTGCACCGCGGACGCTCCGTTTTCGCGCCGAGCAGGGACGGATCATCATCTGCGCGCTCGGGGCCGCCCATGTGCACGTCGGCTTCACCGCGCTCGACGGCGACGTCCTGGACCATGCGCACCGCCCCTGGGATATCGCCCAGGGTCCGGAAAAGACCCTCGACATGGTGACGGCCCTCGTCGACGACATGCTCAAGAAACACCCCGACGTCCCGGTGTGGGGCGTCGTTGTAGGACTTCCGGGCCCAGTGGACTTTGCCTCGGGACAGCCGGTGGCGCCTCCGATCATGCCCGGGTGGAACGGGTTCGATGTCCGCACACCGTTTGAGGAGCGCTTCAATGCGCCGGTCTGGGTGGATAACGACGTCAACCTGCTTGCCCTCGGAGAGCGGGCACGCCGCCGCGACTCCCTTGCGGACCTCATCTACTGCAAGATCGGTTCAGGAATCGGCGCCGGCCTGCTGTCCCAGGGCCGGATCCACCGGGGTGCCAACGGCGCTGCCGGCGACATCGGCCACGTCCGCGTCTCGGACTCCGATGTCCAGTGCCGCTGCGGAAAGATCGGCTGCCTGGAAGCGGTGGCAGGCGGCTGGGCCCTGGTGCGGGATGCCGAAGAGGCCATCAGGGGCGGTGCGAACAGCTCATTGGCAGCGCGAGCCAAGAAGGGGACGTTGACCCTCGAGGAGATTACCCTCGCCGCGCAGGCCGGCGACCCGCTGGCCATCACGCTGGTCCAGAAGTCGGCGCGGGTGGCGGGCGAGACCATCTCCGCACTGGTGAATATGTTCAATCCCGGAGTCATTGTCATTGGCGGCGCCATGGGTTCCGCCGGTGAGGTCTTCCTGGCTGAGGTCCGCCAGCGCGTCTATGAACTGTCGCTGCCGCTCGCCACCCGCGACCTCACCATCACCCTCTCCGTCAATGACACGCGCGAACCGCTGCGTGGTGGAGCCGAACTGGCCCGGGAGCAGCTGTTCGATATCACTTTCCCGCGCTGGTTTGCCGACGGCAGGCCGTCACCGGAACGGGTCGCAGTTTCGGCCTAG
- a CDS encoding Gfo/Idh/MocA family protein yields the protein MPWNVGILGAGPGIAALHLPVLGRLTELFTVVHLADAGSGRAKALAARLGARWSEGEAELLRDPAVDVVAVCSPPAEHARQILAAVAAGKRAVFCEKPLAASGEEAESVISACREASTILLVGTNHLFDAAWGRAKHHLVALEGRVRAISVTLALPPNDRYHRLVAEGAPFQAARRGRPDLGNPAVAADVLRQLLTGLAIHDLPGVRDIAPGIDEVVYARIAPPIGYVVGYRAGDVLVQLALTMLPQGPDALWRMSITTSHDRIEVNFPPAFVHAGSAATRVRGVDGQWAEYTRDPEDGYVAEWRLLAALLEGSAPVEYDELLADSHFAIDLADAAAAKLLEVGQ from the coding sequence ATGCCTTGGAACGTAGGAATACTGGGTGCGGGGCCGGGAATCGCGGCCCTGCACCTGCCGGTGCTGGGCAGGCTGACGGAGCTGTTTACGGTGGTGCATCTTGCCGACGCCGGAAGCGGGCGGGCTAAGGCCCTGGCTGCGAGACTTGGTGCACGGTGGTCAGAAGGGGAGGCGGAACTGCTTCGCGACCCCGCCGTGGATGTCGTGGCAGTCTGCAGTCCGCCAGCTGAGCATGCCCGCCAGATCCTGGCGGCGGTCGCCGCCGGCAAGCGCGCGGTGTTCTGTGAGAAGCCGCTGGCCGCCAGCGGCGAGGAAGCGGAGAGCGTCATCTCTGCCTGCCGCGAGGCCAGCACCATCCTCCTGGTGGGAACCAACCACCTCTTTGATGCGGCTTGGGGGCGCGCAAAGCATCACCTGGTCGCCCTCGAGGGCCGGGTGCGGGCCATCTCCGTGACACTCGCGCTCCCGCCGAATGACAGGTACCACCGGCTGGTGGCCGAGGGCGCCCCTTTCCAGGCTGCCCGGCGGGGACGCCCTGACCTCGGCAATCCCGCCGTCGCCGCCGACGTCCTGAGGCAGCTGCTGACCGGCCTCGCAATCCATGACCTTCCCGGGGTCAGGGACATAGCGCCGGGTATCGACGAAGTGGTGTACGCGCGGATCGCTCCGCCGATCGGTTATGTGGTGGGCTACCGGGCAGGCGACGTCCTGGTCCAGTTGGCGCTCACCATGCTTCCGCAGGGGCCGGATGCCCTCTGGCGGATGAGCATCACCACTTCCCACGACCGCATCGAGGTCAATTTCCCGCCTGCCTTCGTGCATGCCGGAAGCGCTGCGACCCGCGTGCGGGGCGTCGATGGTCAGTGGGCGGAGTACACGCGGGATCCCGAGGATGGTTATGTGGCGGAGTGGCGCCTGCTTGCGGCGCTGCTTGAAGGATCGGCGCCCGTGGAGTACGACGAACTCCTCGCTGACTCGCATTTCGCCATCGATCTCGCGGACGCTGCGGCCGCGAAACTCCTCGAGGTGGGTCAATGA
- a CDS encoding MFS transporter gives MVSTSLATIAGELGALKLMSWVVVGYTLASTVLLPVLGKLGDVLGARRIFIASLVMFLAASLACGFATDMAWLIAARVLQGMSSAGLQLMSQTIIARVTTQRERPHYMAIIGAAFPIAILVGPVLGGAITDYWGWQWVFWINIPVGAAALALALIAVPHLEPGPAPRHFDVAGAAVFTASLVALVLAVTWAAERSAGPATAAALAVSTAGFVAFFFIERRAPEPIVPLYLFANRTIAAGTALSAIIGVGLFSITAYLPTYFQMAYRTTATVSGLVPIATVFGMLISNLLTGWLASRTGRYRIFPILGTSLGAAGLFAMALLPAGLTLWVPMVVMGVVGIGTGAFMSLIVAVVQGAVPASQTGTITATVNLVRQVGSTVATAIIGGVIGFGVASLLPAGLDASTLTPQLVHGAAPAVQESVAHIYSSVFIPIFIALAATYAVGIVAAVLLPHGRLSDEPVPVAPSTSESLSA, from the coding sequence GTGGTATCCACCTCCCTGGCCACCATCGCCGGTGAGCTGGGTGCGCTGAAGCTCATGAGCTGGGTTGTGGTGGGCTACACGCTCGCCAGCACCGTGCTGCTGCCAGTACTCGGCAAGCTTGGTGATGTCCTGGGCGCCCGGCGAATCTTCATTGCTTCGCTGGTGATGTTCCTCGCTGCTTCCCTGGCCTGTGGTTTCGCGACGGACATGGCGTGGCTCATTGCCGCCCGCGTCCTGCAGGGGATGAGTTCCGCCGGGCTGCAGTTGATGTCCCAGACCATCATTGCCCGCGTCACCACCCAGCGTGAACGTCCGCACTACATGGCCATCATCGGCGCCGCTTTCCCCATCGCTATCCTGGTTGGCCCCGTTCTCGGCGGCGCCATCACTGACTACTGGGGCTGGCAGTGGGTCTTCTGGATCAACATCCCGGTGGGTGCGGCGGCACTGGCGCTCGCGCTGATTGCTGTACCGCACCTGGAGCCAGGGCCTGCGCCCCGCCACTTCGACGTTGCCGGGGCGGCGGTGTTCACTGCCTCGCTGGTGGCCCTCGTACTCGCGGTCACCTGGGCTGCGGAACGCAGCGCAGGCCCTGCCACGGCTGCTGCGCTCGCGGTCAGCACCGCGGGCTTCGTGGCGTTCTTTTTTATCGAGCGTCGCGCCCCCGAGCCCATCGTGCCGCTCTATCTCTTTGCCAACAGGACCATTGCGGCGGGCACAGCGCTCTCGGCGATTATCGGCGTCGGGCTCTTCTCCATAACTGCGTACCTCCCCACGTACTTCCAGATGGCCTACCGGACCACGGCCACCGTGTCCGGGCTCGTACCAATCGCCACCGTGTTCGGCATGCTGATCAGCAATCTGCTCACCGGATGGCTGGCCAGCCGGACGGGCCGGTACCGGATCTTCCCGATCCTGGGGACTTCGCTGGGAGCCGCCGGGTTGTTCGCGATGGCCCTGCTGCCGGCCGGACTTACGCTGTGGGTTCCCATGGTGGTGATGGGTGTGGTGGGCATCGGCACCGGTGCGTTCATGAGCCTGATTGTCGCAGTGGTGCAGGGAGCTGTTCCGGCCAGCCAGACCGGCACCATTACGGCAACCGTCAACCTGGTGCGCCAGGTGGGCTCAACAGTGGCGACGGCAATTATCGGCGGGGTCATCGGCTTCGGTGTGGCCTCCCTCCTGCCGGCGGGCCTTGACGCTTCAACCCTGACCCCGCAGTTGGTCCACGGTGCTGCGCCGGCAGTCCAGGAAAGCGTGGCGCATATCTACAGCTCCGTCTTTATCCCGATCTTCATCGCCCTGGCGGCCACCTACGCCGTGGGGATTGTCGCGGCTGTCCTGCTTCCGCACGGCCGCCTTTCCGACGAACCCGTTCCTGTGGCCCCCTCAACTTCCGAATCCCTTTCGGCCTGA
- a CDS encoding GMC oxidoreductase: MSNPTVAIVGSGPIGSTYARLLVERVPNARVVMFEAGPQLTEVPGESVRNIPDPAEKARAREMSQGPQAGAYRESLGIPAGTVTEGMFTARQGTHLLDFGGAGSAHAPSFPAAAAATNVGGQGAHWTCATPSPAFSEKVPFIGDDEWDGLIEDAKQLLHVHSAAFTDSKVGEAIRSLLDEEFGAELPEGYGVGTLPVAGDPQPDGSVRWAGADVVLGPLIDKESPLSERFELRDLTLVRRVELDGHRVTGVTVQDLRTGETSFVAAELVVVAADAFRSPQLLWASGVRPKALGHYLTEHPVVISTVALDEEKMGRYATEEDLKAELARRALNPADPVAAVNRIPFSEPEHPFSVQVMYSETTPFPMEPGTPHSQNRWGYVNMGYGMRKHPRYEDAVTFDDNEPDYRGFPNMSIEYELTERENVEIAEATERLRRAGKALGVFVAEPRLMPNGSSLHYQGTMRMGETDDGTSVADPWSHVWGYDNLVVGGNALIPTATAMNPTLMSVAIAVRGARKAAEELGSGSA, from the coding sequence ATGTCCAATCCCACCGTCGCCATCGTCGGCAGCGGGCCTATCGGCTCCACCTACGCCCGGCTGCTCGTGGAGCGGGTCCCGAACGCCCGGGTGGTGATGTTCGAAGCCGGCCCGCAGCTCACCGAAGTTCCCGGTGAAAGCGTCCGGAACATCCCCGACCCGGCCGAAAAGGCCCGTGCCCGGGAAATGTCCCAGGGGCCGCAGGCCGGCGCGTACCGGGAATCCCTCGGCATCCCGGCCGGAACCGTCACCGAAGGCATGTTCACCGCACGCCAAGGCACCCACCTGCTGGACTTCGGCGGCGCCGGTTCCGCGCACGCCCCGTCGTTCCCGGCAGCGGCGGCGGCCACCAACGTCGGTGGCCAGGGTGCGCACTGGACCTGTGCGACGCCGTCGCCCGCCTTCAGCGAGAAGGTCCCGTTCATCGGGGACGACGAATGGGACGGGCTGATTGAGGACGCCAAGCAGCTGCTGCACGTCCACAGCGCCGCGTTTACCGATTCCAAAGTCGGCGAGGCCATCCGGTCCCTCCTCGATGAGGAATTCGGTGCGGAGCTGCCGGAAGGTTACGGGGTGGGCACCCTTCCCGTGGCCGGGGATCCGCAGCCTGACGGCTCCGTGCGCTGGGCGGGCGCCGACGTCGTCCTCGGCCCGCTCATCGATAAGGAGAGTCCACTCTCGGAGCGGTTCGAACTCCGCGACCTCACCTTGGTCCGCCGGGTGGAACTGGACGGGCATCGTGTCACGGGCGTGACCGTCCAGGACCTGCGGACGGGGGAGACGTCCTTTGTGGCGGCTGAGCTGGTGGTGGTGGCCGCCGATGCCTTCCGTTCGCCGCAGCTCCTCTGGGCATCGGGTGTGCGGCCGAAGGCCCTCGGCCACTACCTGACTGAGCATCCTGTGGTCATTTCCACGGTGGCGCTGGACGAAGAGAAGATGGGGCGATACGCCACCGAGGAGGACCTCAAGGCCGAACTGGCCCGGCGCGCGCTCAATCCGGCGGATCCGGTGGCCGCGGTGAACCGCATCCCGTTCTCTGAGCCGGAACACCCGTTCTCTGTCCAGGTGATGTACTCCGAGACGACGCCCTTCCCGATGGAGCCTGGAACGCCTCACTCACAGAACCGCTGGGGCTACGTCAACATGGGCTACGGCATGCGCAAGCATCCCCGCTACGAGGACGCGGTCACTTTCGACGACAACGAGCCCGACTATCGGGGATTCCCGAACATGAGCATTGAGTATGAGCTCACCGAGCGGGAAAACGTGGAGATCGCGGAGGCTACCGAGCGGCTGCGCCGTGCGGGGAAGGCCCTTGGCGTCTTCGTAGCCGAACCCAGGCTCATGCCCAACGGCTCGAGCCTGCACTACCAGGGCACCATGCGGATGGGCGAGACCGACGACGGAACGTCGGTGGCTGATCCGTGGTCGCACGTATGGGGCTACGACAACCTGGTGGTAGGCGGAAACGCCCTGATTCCGACGGCGACGGCCATGAATCCCACCTTGATGAGCGTGGCGATCGCGGTCCGCGGCGCCCGGAAGGCGGCCGAAGAGCTCGGTTCGGGGAGCGCCTAG
- a CDS encoding RNA polymerase sigma factor codes for MNDVLTDDDLRDKARDPEFFSLVYRTYASQVQGYLAARGVEDPEAVMQEVFLAVLPRLATVSGGISGLRTFIFSVAHARMVDDHRRQSRTPLKLPFEADLDQREESSAEAQALQRVSSGEVLDLLQALPDEQREVLTLRLIGGLTVDQAAVVMGKSAGAVKQLQRRALSNLREQSAVKEYVAP; via the coding sequence GTGAACGATGTGCTGACTGATGATGATTTGCGGGACAAAGCCCGTGATCCTGAGTTCTTCAGCCTCGTGTACCGGACATATGCGTCACAGGTCCAGGGCTACCTCGCAGCCCGCGGAGTCGAAGATCCGGAGGCGGTTATGCAGGAAGTCTTCCTCGCCGTCCTTCCCCGGCTGGCGACTGTTAGCGGCGGCATTTCCGGCTTGCGCACTTTCATCTTTTCAGTTGCCCACGCGCGAATGGTGGATGATCACCGCAGGCAAAGCCGCACTCCGCTAAAGCTTCCCTTCGAAGCGGATCTGGACCAGCGCGAGGAATCTTCCGCTGAAGCGCAGGCCCTGCAGCGGGTCTCCTCCGGGGAGGTCCTGGACCTCCTCCAGGCTCTGCCGGACGAGCAGCGCGAAGTGCTCACCCTCCGCCTGATCGGAGGCCTCACCGTCGACCAGGCTGCCGTGGTCATGGGGAAGAGCGCCGGCGCAGTCAAGCAACTGCAGCGGCGTGCTTTGAGCAATCTCCGTGAGCAGTCGGCAGTAAAGGAGTATGTGGCGCCATGA
- a CDS encoding CoA-binding protein: MGHTNDPAVIERLMRNKGRWAIVGLTTNEWRAAYDTSLFIRDRLGMEIIPVNLPGDPVHGETGYRSLADIPPEKQPIDVVDCFVNSQKVGAVVDQAIAVGAKAVWLQLGVIDEAAVERAKAAELDVVMDVCPAQQAWKYKL, encoded by the coding sequence ATGGGACACACCAACGATCCTGCAGTCATCGAACGCCTGATGCGCAACAAGGGGCGGTGGGCGATTGTGGGCCTGACCACCAACGAGTGGCGGGCTGCCTACGACACGTCCCTGTTCATCAGGGACCGGCTTGGCATGGAGATCATTCCCGTCAACCTGCCAGGGGACCCTGTGCACGGCGAAACAGGCTACCGCAGCCTGGCGGACATTCCACCGGAAAAGCAGCCCATCGACGTCGTGGACTGCTTTGTTAATTCGCAGAAGGTAGGCGCGGTGGTGGACCAGGCCATCGCCGTGGGCGCTAAAGCGGTGTGGCTGCAGCTGGGCGTGATTGATGAGGCCGCTGTGGAGCGCGCCAAGGCCGCCGAACTGGACGTGGTGATGGACGTCTGCCCGGCGCAGCAGGCCTGGAAGTACAAACTCTAA
- a CDS encoding isopenicillin N synthase family dioxygenase — MSHDQATIPVLDLSTARQPYGPFSPEFIEQLRDATHRVGFFQLTGYGASPGQPEELLELIKRFFDLPLEERMKLDNRLSPHFRGYTRMGTEVTQGRADAREQIDYSPDREPVLDYPPDQPYWLLQGHNMWPDESLPELEPAAMAWAELMSRVGAELLRAIAVSLQLPEDYFDEPFRDTPAWMGKLVHYVGGVVEAAGDQGVGSHADYGFVTLLLQDGVGGLEVLPPGASDWAAVEPIPGALVVNLGEMLEVATEGYLAATIHRVQAPPPGVDRYSVPFFWSPRLDAVIEPVPLPAELKAQARGISDDPANPMLASFGLNMLKGRMRAHPDVTERHYPELMKR; from the coding sequence ATGTCACATGACCAGGCGACCATACCTGTTCTGGACCTGAGCACCGCACGCCAACCCTACGGTCCCTTCAGTCCGGAATTCATTGAACAGCTGCGGGACGCCACCCATCGTGTGGGCTTCTTCCAGCTCACGGGCTACGGCGCCTCCCCCGGGCAGCCGGAGGAGCTGCTGGAACTGATTAAGCGGTTCTTCGATCTCCCGCTCGAGGAGCGCATGAAGCTGGACAACCGGCTTTCCCCGCATTTCCGCGGCTATACGCGGATGGGCACTGAAGTCACCCAGGGCAGGGCTGACGCGCGCGAGCAGATCGACTACTCCCCGGACCGCGAACCGGTTCTGGACTACCCTCCGGACCAGCCGTACTGGCTGCTTCAGGGCCACAACATGTGGCCGGACGAGTCGTTACCGGAGCTTGAACCGGCAGCCATGGCCTGGGCCGAATTGATGTCCCGGGTGGGCGCTGAACTCCTCCGCGCCATCGCCGTTTCCCTCCAGCTGCCGGAGGACTACTTTGATGAACCCTTCAGGGATACCCCGGCCTGGATGGGCAAGCTGGTGCACTACGTAGGCGGTGTGGTGGAAGCGGCCGGCGACCAGGGGGTGGGTTCGCACGCCGACTACGGTTTTGTGACCCTCCTGCTGCAGGACGGGGTGGGCGGTCTGGAGGTGCTGCCGCCTGGAGCCAGCGATTGGGCTGCGGTGGAACCCATTCCGGGGGCGCTGGTGGTCAACCTCGGTGAGATGCTGGAGGTGGCCACGGAAGGCTACCTGGCTGCCACCATCCACCGCGTCCAGGCACCGCCGCCGGGCGTGGACCGTTACTCGGTGCCGTTCTTCTGGTCACCCCGGCTCGATGCCGTGATTGAACCCGTGCCGCTGCCGGCCGAGCTCAAGGCGCAGGCCCGCGGTATCTCAGATGACCCCGCCAACCCGATGCTTGCTTCCTTTGGGCTCAACATGCTCAAGGGCAGAATGCGCGCACACCCCGACGTTACGGAGCGCCACTACCCCGAGCTGATGAAGCGATGA
- a CDS encoding MmcQ/YjbR family DNA-binding protein, which produces MDVAQLRKICLSFPGAFEDFPFGPETSVFKVRAHVAGGSRHEAKMFAASAMNPDDWSVSLKCEPALAEQLRAAHPEITGAWHMNKTHWNGVRLDGSLPDDMIRDMVEDSYDLVVATLSRKQQEQLGWARLSGSQGASLD; this is translated from the coding sequence ATGGACGTAGCCCAGCTCAGGAAAATCTGCCTGTCGTTTCCCGGGGCCTTTGAGGATTTTCCGTTTGGGCCTGAGACCTCCGTGTTCAAGGTCCGGGCCCACGTGGCCGGCGGGTCCAGGCATGAGGCCAAAATGTTCGCGGCATCGGCCATGAACCCGGACGACTGGTCCGTGAGCCTGAAATGCGAACCTGCCCTGGCAGAGCAGCTTCGTGCGGCCCATCCCGAAATAACCGGCGCCTGGCACATGAACAAGACCCACTGGAACGGTGTCCGCCTTGATGGTTCCCTTCCGGATGACATGATCCGCGACATGGTGGAGGATTCCTACGATTTGGTGGTGGCCACCTTAAGCCGCAAACAGCAGGAGCAGCTCGGCTGGGCCCGGCTGTCCGGATCGCAGGGCGCATCGCTTGACTGA
- a CDS encoding DUF1990 family protein, with product MTEKRLAAGQLNYPGIGSTEHGRTPEGYASVMSRTYIGKGTATYLRVANGILTWELQKRSGLNVRTESGHVVPGARIVSGFGVGPFRLNAPCEVVWVRRPWTGEGPQSAGFGYGTLPGHPVRGEESFEVEIDAQESVFLKVTAFSKPSNWLYRVGGVVGRAAQRYITSRYIEGARQLAADEI from the coding sequence TTGACTGAAAAGCGTCTGGCGGCGGGCCAACTCAATTACCCGGGCATTGGCTCCACCGAGCATGGCCGGACGCCGGAGGGGTACGCCAGCGTGATGTCACGGACATACATCGGAAAGGGCACGGCAACCTACCTCAGGGTGGCAAACGGAATCCTCACCTGGGAGCTGCAGAAGCGGTCAGGGCTGAACGTCCGGACAGAGTCAGGTCACGTCGTTCCCGGTGCACGGATAGTGAGCGGATTCGGCGTCGGGCCCTTCCGCCTGAATGCCCCCTGCGAGGTGGTGTGGGTCCGCCGGCCGTGGACCGGTGAAGGCCCGCAGTCGGCGGGCTTCGGCTACGGTACCCTCCCCGGTCATCCGGTCAGAGGCGAGGAATCCTTCGAGGTGGAGATCGACGCGCAGGAAAGTGTGTTTTTGAAGGTCACGGCTTTCAGCAAGCCCTCCAACTGGCTTTACCGGGTGGGCGGGGTGGTGGGCCGGGCGGCGCAAAGGTACATCACTTCCCGCTACATTGAAGGGGCGCGCCAACTCGCCGCCGATGAGATCTGA
- a CDS encoding DUF503 domain-containing protein: MWIGWIEFDILLGDVQSLKEKRSIIRPLVAEIKRRFDVSVAEVGDHEQYRRSQVGAGLVAADRAHLVEVLTAVERFVAARPEFELLSARQRELHSED, translated from the coding sequence ATGTGGATCGGCTGGATCGAATTCGACATCCTTTTAGGCGATGTTCAAAGCCTGAAGGAGAAACGTTCCATCATCAGGCCTCTCGTGGCGGAAATAAAGCGCCGCTTCGACGTTTCGGTGGCCGAGGTGGGAGACCACGAGCAGTACCGCCGCAGCCAGGTGGGGGCGGGGCTGGTGGCAGCTGACCGCGCGCACCTCGTGGAGGTGCTCACCGCCGTCGAGCGTTTTGTCGCTGCCCGCCCCGAGTTTGAGTTGCTCAGTGCAAGGCAGCGGGAACTGCACAGCGAAGACTGA